GCGCGCTGCGCGCGCCGCGCGCCGGTGCGTCTCCCGCTCCCGCTCGCGGTAGATGTCACGCGGCGTCTGCTCGTTCGACCACCCGCCGAGGTGCATCAGCGCGCCGGCCGACACCTCGAGGTCGTCCGCCGCGTCCGTCGCGGCGCGCCGCATCCCGTACCACGCGAGCCCCGGCTGCTCGCGTACACCGGCGAGCTCGCGCGCGCGGTGGAACAGCGTGTTCATCGTGCGCTCGTTCAGGGGTGTGAGGCGCCGCTTCTCCACCCACGCCGCGCTCTGCACGCGCTGCTTCCCGTAGCCCGTCGGCGCTGTTGGGATGAGCGGCGCCGCTGGCGCGTCCGCCTTCGCGCCGGCGCGGGCCCGGCGGCCGCGGGGTCGCGCTGCGCGAGTCGGCCGGCCGGCACGAGCACGTAGTCGGGCGGGTCGCGATCCTCGGCGAGCGCCGCCTGGTACTCACGCTCGAGCGCGCGCAGGTAGCCCGTCTCGGGATGCAGCGCCGCCTCCACCGCGGCGCGCTGGCCGCGCGTGAAGTAGACCGTCACACCGCCCTTCTTTCCGCGCCCCTTCACGACCACGCTGCCGTAGTCCACGGCGTCGTCCTGGCCGAGCGGGGGCAGGGGATCGGGGAGCGGCGGCAGCGTGAGCTGCGAGCGCCGAACGCGCAGCACCTGGACGGGCCGGAGCTCGGCGCCGATCGCCATGGCGAGCGCGAGGCGCGGGTCCACCTCCGACGCCTTCGCGAGCAGCGCGCGGTACTCCCCGAGCTGGTAGCGCGGCCGCTGCACCTCGGGCAGATCGCCACCGCCGTAGAGCTCCGCGTAGTCCCGGCGCAGCTTCTCCTTCCACTTCCGCGGCGGCACCGCCTGGTCCTCGCCGAGGAGCGCGCTGCCGTCGGGCGCCTGCATCTCGCGCAGCTCGTCGAGCAGCCGAAGCGTGCGCTCGATCGTCGTCATGGCGCCCGCGTACCCCACGCCGCCGTCGGCGCGGATCGCGGCCATGCGCGCGCGCCAGAGCCGCACGAAGTCGTCGCGGCGCACGTGCGCGAGCGGCGTGTCAGGGCCCCACACGGCCATCGCTTGCGTCGCCGCGGCGATGACGCCCTTGTTGTAGCGCGTCGGCGCGTGATAGCGCCCGCGCTCAGCGTCCTGCACGGCGTGGATGCCGTCGGCGACGGTGAGGAGCTTCGGCGGGGCTGCTGAGGGTTCGCGCCTAGCCGGCGCCGGAGCGTGGCCGCTGTTCACCGCGTATTGGAGCTCGGCCGCGCGCATGGCATCCTCGAGCACGGCGGCGCGCGCCTTCCCGGCGAGCGGCTTCCCCTTCGCGTCGACAAGCGTCAGCGCGAGTGCGCGGACGCGCCAGTTGGCCGCGGCAGCGTCGCGCCAACGCAGGTACAACGCGCCCGCGCGGCGGTCGAGCCGCTGCGACACCCGCACCTTGTGCTTGCCGCGACCGATCATCTCGAGGTCCTCCCAGACATCTGGGGACATCCGTTAGGCCTTAGTCTTCCGCCGCCGGCGGGGCGCATGCGCGGGTTGCTCTGCTGCGCGGGCCTTCCGCACCGCGTCGCGCGGGATTTCCCAGCCCCTCGCGGTGTGAATCGCGCCCGGCAGCTCGCCGGCGCGGCACCACCGCCGCACGGTCTGCGGAGTCGTGTTGTTGCGCGGGAGCACGGCGAACTCCTCCGGCGTCAGGCGCTCGGTGGCGCGGCTTGCTGCCGCGATGCGCTTGCGGAGCTCGCGCTCGCACGATTCCACGGCCTCCGCGACGGGATCGTGCGGCGCGCGCGCGCGGCGCATCTCGACCTCCTCACGCCACACATCAGGTAGCGTCGCGATCGGGCCGAGCAGCGAGGTGAACGTGGCGTCAGGCATCAGGCGAGTCCTCGGGGGAAGAGGAGTTCGGTGGCAATGACCTCGGAGCGCGAGACGTCGGCGAGGAGGCCTAACGTCCGCAGCTTCGACAGGTTGTTGCTGAACGAGCCGGTGTCGGCCTGGACGCCGAGCGCCTCGGCGATCTGCTGGCGCGTGATCGGCTTCGGGTACGCGCCGATCAGCTGCTCGAGCATCCGCTTCTGCGTGCCCGAGAGTGAATTGCTGGCGTCGATCCACAGCGAGTGGACGTCGTCGACGCTGACGACCGTCGGCAGTTCCGTGATGTGCGCGCGGCCGTCGGCGGTGAGCGCGATCGCGCCGCCCGGTGCGTCCTCGAGGAGCCCCGCGGTGCGGAGCGTCGAGAGGTTGTTCGAGAACGACCCCGTGGTGTGCGAGATCCCGCACACGCCGGCGACGGCCGCGCGCGACGTCGGCGTCTGTCCGAGCTGCTCGAACAGCGCGAGCGCGTTCAGGATCCGCTGCTGCGTGCCGGAGACGTGCACGCCATTGCCGCTCGCCGGCGCCGGCGAGCGTCTCACCGGCGGCGCGGAACGTGGCGCAGCCGCCGCCGACCGTGTCGGCCGCGCCGGAATGCGTCCCACCGCGGGCGGTGCCGCCGCGATGTGCGCGGGCACGTCGCCAGCGATCGCGTCGGCCGTGCGGCGCATCGCGTCCACCGCGGCCGTGGCCACGTCGGTGAGCCGCTCCGCTGTCGCGCGCAGGTCGACCGCGCGGCCGACGAGCAGCGTACGCAGCTCCTGCACGGCGGCCTCGAGCCCGCGCTTGTACTCGGCCTGCAGGGCTGCCGGATCCGGCGCCGCACCCCGCTGCTTCAGCTCGCGCTCGAGCTCCGTGATGCGCTTCCGCAGCTCGCGCGGGTCGTCGGCGCGCGCCTGCTCGATCGTGGTCGCGAGCTTCGCCTTCAGCGCCTCGAGGTCCACGTCGGCCGTGCGCGTGGGCGCCTTCACGCGCTCGCCGGCCTTCGGCGTGCGGCGTGAGTCGAACGTGCGCGCCGAGCGCACCTGCACCTGCTGGAACACGTCGAGCCACTCCGGAGACCAGAACCAGGCGGTGCCCTGCGGCAGCCGCCGTAGCGACGTGAGGAAGTCCTCCGCGCGCCCCTCCGCGTCGTGCTCGTCGATCCACGCCTCGAGCGCCTTCCGGTCCTGCGGCGCCACGGTGCGATGGCAGACGAGCAGCTCCACCTGCGTGAGCACGTCCTTGTTCACCGTGCTCGCGCGCTGATCGATCAGCGTGACGCCGAAGCCGGAGGCGCGGCCCTGGCGCACGAGCTTCTGGATCGCGCCGACCATCTGCGCGTCCTCGCCCATCACGCGCTGCGGGACGAACAGCGAGGCCTCGTCGAACACGCACATGAGCGGCGTCGCGCGTCCCTCCTGCCCCTTTCGGAAGTAGAGGCGGCGCGCGAAGTCGGTCACGAACCGCCGCATGTCGCGCTGGCTCTCGAAGTGGCGGAGCGAGCAGACGACCGACGCGTTCGACTCCACGACGAAGTCGGCGATCGTCGCGCCGTCGCCGGCGGCGAGCGGCAGGTCGCCGCGGCGGCCGCCGAGGATGACGACCGGGTAGCCGGGCGACTTCCCATCGGCGGAGCTCTTGAGGCCCCACCACACGTCGGTCGGGTCGATCACGGCGACCTGCTGGCCGTGCTCGAGCAGCTCCTCGACGATCACCGTGGCGGTGGTCGACTTCCCCGACCCGCGGATGCCGAGTACCGCCATGGTGCCCGTGACGGTGTCGAGCGGCAGCGCGAGGTTCGCCGCGACGCGAAGCGCGTTAGGCATGCGCCCTCCGCCGGAACCGCCGGCTCGGCGGCACCGCGCCCTTCAGGTGGCGCCACGTCTTGCCGCTGATCGCCATGCTCACGGTGCCGTGCGAGACGCGATAGAGCGCCGCGAACATCGTCACCAGCTCGCGCCCCCCTTGGCGCTGTCGCGCCCTGCGCATGACGCGCCGCATGCGGAGCACCTGCCACTCCGTGAGCCGGGCGGCAGGATGCTCCTCGCCCTCGAATCGGCCGGGCATGTTAGGCGACCTCCGCGCGCGCCGCTTCGCACGCGCCGCACTGGCAGCAGGCACCGTCGGCGACGTAGGGCGCGGCGCGTCGCGCCTCGATGAACTCCGAGAGGAACACCGCGCGCACGTTGTTCCGCCGATGCTCCACGGTGAGTCGGCGCACGTGCGCTTCGCACGCCGGCACGTGGTCCTCGTTGTCGCGCCCCGCGACCACGTGCGTCACCGGCTCGCCGCACAGCACCGGCCTGGGACCGTGCTCGTCGACGATCCACGCGACAACGGCCTCACACCCGTGCCGCGGCGTCGCCGGCGTCAGGTCGATCGGGCGCTCAGGCACCGTCTCAGAGCGGAAGGTCATCGTCACCGTTGTCTCCGAAGTCGGGCACGAAGTCACGCGACGCCACGCGCTGGCGGTACGCCTCCCACTCGGCGTCGGTCCGATCACGCCGCTCCAAGTACTCCGCGCGCAGGCGCGTGGCGGCCGCATCGGCGCGGTCCGCGCCCAGGAAGTGCCGCGCCGTGCGCTGCACGCGCGCGAGGTCGTGGTTCCACTGCTGGGCGAACTCCATCGCCTCGACCGCGCTGGAGGCGTCGCGCGCGAGCGCGTCGGCCTCCATCAGCGTGGGCTGGGTGTGGCGGTACGCATCGCAGTCGCGGCAGACGGCGAGCTCGTGACGCACGAGCGGGCCCGCCACGTCGACACGGAGGTACGCGGCCTCGCGCGAGCCGAGGCCGTAGGCGATATGCGCGTTGCAGCGCGCGCACTCGGTGAGCACGCGGACGGTGCCACCGGGTCGACGGCGTGTCATACACCCACCGCCACCGGCGAAGCCGGCATCTCGTCCCATGTACGGCCGTCGAGCTCTCGACCCGCGCGCACCTTCCCGAGGCGGAACATCATGCGAGCGTGCCCGCATGTCGGATCGGTCACGTACTGGTGCGCAGCGTTGTGCGCGATCGCCGCCTCGAGCACGCGCGGGTCAGCGTCGTCGGCGATCCACTCGCCCCACTGTTTGAAGAAGAATGGGACACCCGCGCAGGCACACTGGTCCCGCAGCGCGCGCGCCCATGCCGGGTGCATCGGGCGCGCACGCGGCCCACTCTCGCCGCCGACGATGACCCAGTCCACGCCGGCGTCGGTCCACTGGTGCAGCCCGTGCCGGTCGCGCGCGTCGAAGGTGATGAACGACTGATCGGCGACGTACTTCCGCACCGCACCCAGGTCGACCGGGCCTAACAGCGGCTCCATGGAGAGGAATCGCACCGCCGCCGGCGTGTCGAGCAGCAGGTGGATCCGCGCATCGGCCGCCGCCTGGTCTTCCACCGAGACGCCGAGCCACACGTTCGGCAGCGCGCCGCGCGCGAAGCGCTCTGCTACGGCGTTCACCTGGGCAAGCGAGAACGCTTGCCCGAGGAACGTGCCTGTGAGCAGCTCAGCCGCACCGAGCTGTGATCCGTAGCGTTCGCGCAGAGTCGCGCACCAGGTCTGCATGCGCGCGGGCCGCTTCGTGAGCACCTGGAAGACGTGGCGCTCGGCGAGCGCCATGACGGCGAAGATCGCCGCGAGCTGCTCGTCGGTGACCCCGTCGTGGAAGAGGTCGGACATGCTGTTCACGAACACGCGCCGCGGCCGCTGCCAGCGCAGCGGATCCGCGAGGTGCTCCGGGATGAACCGCACCTCACCCGTCCAGCGCGCCTCACCGCTTGATGTGCGCCGAGCAAGGCCCTCGTACGGCTGCCCCGCGCCGCTGAACCGAGCCGCGACGGTCTCCGCGTAGCAGTGGCGGCAGCCCTCGGACACGCGCGAACACCCGCGGATTGGATTCCACGTCGCGTCGGTCCACTCGATCCCCGTGCGATCACCCATGCGTCGGCCTCGCTGTTTCGTGGCTCATGCCGCGGACTGGTCCCGATACGCCTTCAGCTGCTTCTTCCACGGGCTGTGCTCCGGGTGGTACTTCGGCGGCCGCCCAGGCGGCTTCCAGGCGATCGGCTCGCCGCACTTGGCGCACACCGGCGCCGGCCGCACCGGGTGCAGCCGGTAGTAGCGCTCGAGCGCCTGCCGCCGCTTCTTCTCGGCGCGCTCGGGCCGCGCGTTGGCGCGCATGTAGCCGGCGACGTAGCCCGGCGTCCGCTTCAGGTGGTAGCGCCGGCGGTGACGCTTTCGCGCCTCGGGATGCGCGGCCTCCCATTCCTTGCGCCGCGCCTTCCGCCGCTCACGGAACGCCCGGTCCGTGCGCCACCGCTTCCGCCACTGCGCGTTCTTGCGCTTCCGGATCTCCGGGTCCTCCTCCGAGCGACGTCGCGACGTCGCGCGCGCGGCCGCGGCGCACTCGGCGCAGCGAATCGCCCTGCCGATCGCGCCGTACACTGGGCGGGGGCAGTCGCGGCACAGCCCAGCGAGGCGCCGCTCGCACCGCGGGCAGCGTGTGACGACCGCGCCACCCGGCTGGACGTCGTGCTCGAGCAGTCCCCCGCAGAACCGGAACGTGCACTTCGCCATCTGCAGCCCCTTCGCGGCAACGCCAGGCATCGTCGGAGACCGTTAGGCGTAGAGGGACTGCGCCGCCGACAGCGCGATGGTCTCCGGGTCTGTGCCGCGCGCGTGAAAGCCGGCCGCGTACGCGTGCTCGGCGACGCGCGTCGCGTAGGCGGCGACGCGCTTCGCGAGCGCCTTGCTCAGGTTCTCCTCGCGCGACTGCAGCGCGTCCTCCTGCCGGTCCTGTGGGGCGCGCACGATCAGCATGCCGCGGACGGTGCCCGCGAGCGCGGCCGCAATCGCGTCCTCCACCGTCTCCGTCGTCGCCAGCTCGAGCTCCTGCTGCTGGGCGAACTGCGGCAGGATGAACGTGCGGATGGCCGCCGCGTCGTCGTCGATCGTGCGCGCGGCATTCCGGTAGCCGTCGTCCTTCAGCTGCTTCGCGCGCTTGGCGAGCGCCTCGGCGCGCTGCTCGAGCGCCTGCACGACGATCGTGTGGTCGTGCGGCGTGCGCAGGATGACGCTGGAACCCGACGCGGTTGCGGCGAACGCAGTAGCCATGGGTCTCGGTCCTCGCTGGTGGTCAGAACGGGATGTCGTCGTCGGCCTTCGCGGCCCTTCGCTCGAGTGCGTCCTCGACGCGGCCGCCGGCGGGCATGTCGACGCGCGCGGCCGTACTCGGCTTCGGCGGCTCCTGGACGCCGAGGTCCTGCTGCTTCGCGTACGCGGGCACGTCACCGCGCGCGCGGCGTGCCTCGAGCTCCTCGCTCACGATCTCGATCCACTTCTCCGAGCCGCCCTTGCGCGACGCCTCGAGTGCGTCAGTGAGTTCGCTCCAGGTGCAGTCGCCGACCTGGCGGCCGCGCAGCTGCTCGAGCGGGAAGTTCTTCGGGAACTTCTTCTCGCCGCGCTTCACGTCGGCCGACTTCGGCGGCCACTCGCCGGGCCAGTACTTCCCGTCGCAGCTGCGGTCCTTGCATTTGAAGTCCGGCGCGCGCGGGTTCGTCTTCGTCTCGCGATTGTCCCACATGCCACCGCTGCACTTCGGGCACGTCGGCGCCGGCGGCTCGTTCGGATCGCCCGCGCTCGCCGACGCGGCGGCCGCGGTGTCCTCGCTCGCGGGCGCCGCGTTCGACGCCTGGCCCATCTCGTCCGGCGTGTACACGCCCGAGAGCTCGTTCGGGAACGCCTTCCGCAGCGCGAGCGCCTCGGCGCACTTCGCGAGCTGCTCGGGCCCCATGCGCTCCCACATCGACACGAGCCCTCCATCGCGCCTCTTCTGCGCGTACGCGTCGAACCGGGCGATGCCCAGGAGCGGCTCCTTGAACGCGCGGCGGTGCACGCCCACGCGCGCGGCGTACGGCTGCTCGGCGGGGAACGGCCACACCTCGAACCACCGTACGACGGGGTCTCCGCCGGTGACGTCGAAGTCGTACAGCTTGCCCCACTGCGGCGGCGTCTGCCCCTCGTACTCGCCGGTGCGCTCGGCGACGAGGCGGAAGCCGTCGATCGACACCTCGGCGCGGCCCGTCTCGACCCAGCGGCCGTCCTCCTGCGTCTTCCGCTTGATGAAGTAGATCTGCCGCGCGAACGGGTCGAGGCGGAGCCGCTTGCACGTGAACAGGAAGAGCTGCAGCTCGTCGTCGGTCGCGCCCTTCGCGATCGTGCGCTTGATCAGCTCGATCTGCTCGCGCGTGAAGTGCAGCCCCTCGACGGTCGGCGGTGCGGGCTCCGACTCCGGCGCCTGCTGCTCGCGCTCCGCGCCCTTCGACACGTGCACGAGCGGCGCAGCCTGAGGGAGGTCGACAACAGGACCGGTCTGGGCGCGGTCCTGCACTTCGGGGGCGGGCGCGGTCATCCGAGGTGGCTCCGATCCTTGAGGGTCTCGAGACGGCGCGCGCCGCTCGCGCGGCGGCGGAGCCACCGCACCAGCGCGCGCGCGCCGAGGAACAGCGCGGCGCCGATCGCGCCGCTCCCGGCGCCGGCGAGGAACGTCGCGACGTTAGGCATCGGTCGCCTCCTGCCGGACTGCCGGCGCCACGCGCTTGGTGCGACGTGACGAGCCATCGCGCCGATGTGTGTTCAGATTCACGCGCGACGAACCGACCAGAGCATCCGAGGCGCACATCGCCTGGAAGGCCGGCTTGAGCGAGTCGATGAGCGCGAGGGTGGCCGGCGTCGGCGGGATCATCGGCGCGCGCTTCCCACCGCGTGTCGGGATCGGGAGCGGACTAGCCATGCGCCGCGGCCTCCCCGCGCTCGGGCGCGCGCTCCGCAGCGATCACGCGCGGGATGTGTGGAAGCGTGACGTTGCCCAGGCACGAGACGCACGGCTCGCCGGGGGCCTTGTGGCAACGGGGGCAAGGGACGGCGAGCGCCGGATGATGCTCCCAGCGCTCGATGAGATCGCGGGTCCGTTTGTCGAGGCGCATGGTCACGCCTCCGGTGCGCGCGCGAGCGTCCACGCGCGGCAGCGCGCGGCTTCCCACTCGGCCCACCGCTCGAGCGTCGCGATCACGGCCGCGCGCTGGTCGCCGCGGTGCCGCGCGTAGTCGGCGTCCTGCTCGACGATCTTCTCGGCCGCGGTCGCCGACGTCGCCGCACTCGACTCGAGGAGGCGCAGGATCGCGTCGCGCTTCACGAGCGCGCGCCGATCCTCGAGCGCCATCTCGTGCGCGCGCGCCTCGCCGAGTCGCCGAGCGGCGTCGTGCAGCTGCGCGATCGCGCGGTCCAGGTCCGACGCGATCGGTGACATCGTTGCGCCCAAGGCGGTGGCCATCACGCGGCCTCCGTCTCGGCGGCGCCGCGCGCTGCGTCCTCGCGCTCCTCGCGCTCCACGGCGTCGAGCGCCTTGCGCCACATCACGAGCCGGATCTGCAGCGCGGCCTCCGTGATGTTCGGCGTGAGCGGCGCACCGCCCTTCGCGACGCGCCGGTCGCTCTCGGCCTCGCGCAGCCCGCCGAGCCGCCCGAGCTCCTTCGCCATGTCGGCGATCTCGCGCTCGAGCTCCTCGCGCGTGAGCCCCGCCGGGACGTTCAGGTCCATCATCGGCGCCGTCGGGACGCCACCGTATCGCAGACTCGGACGCATCGTTGCGGTTCAGTGCGGGGTGAGTATCTTCCCCGTCGGGACGCCCATCCCATGGCGGGGCCTCTGGTCTCGTCCTTCGCGCCCTCCGGCCCTCACGCCGGGGGGCGTCGTCGTTAGGCGGCCTCCGTCACCGCGTCGAACGTCAGGTCCACGGCGCGCAGGACCGCGGCGACCAGGTGCTGCTTCACGCGCTCGCGCTGCGCGCCGCCGCTTGCGATGTCTTCGAGCGCGTTAGGCAGCTTGCCGGCGGGGCGCACGCGGCCGCGCGCGATGTCGTCGATGCGCTCGGAGGGGCGGCGCGGCAGGCCGGCCACGCTGAGCACGAGGGCGCCGCGCAGCTCGCGGTCGACGCGCTCACGGATCGTCAGGCGCCGCCGGGCAGGCGCCGGGGGGTGGGGCGGGGGATCGTCGCTGGTGGCGCGCGCGGGCGCGCCGTCGGTCGTGGGAAGGAGCCCATCCATCGTCTGCCTCTGCGGCGTGTGCCGCGACATCGGATCCGGAGATTCCGGCTCGCCCCGGTGCGGAGCCGGCCCTACCCTCGCGCTCATGTCCCTCACGACCTGCGCGCGAGCACCACCACGTCCGGGCCGGCCGCGTCGTCGGCCCCGCGACGCGTGGGCCCTACGCCACCTGCGGTGGCAGGTGGTCGGCGATGAACGCCTCGATGAGGCGCGAGAGCCGCGCGCTTTCGCGCTGCCCCGACAGGACGAAGTAGAGGTGCCCGTACGAGATGCCCTGCTTCTGGGCCCAGCTCTCCATCGTCTCGCCGGCAAGCTTCAGCGCCGCTTCGAAGCGTCGCTTGCGCTCATCTGATGCGCTCGGCATAGTCGGCTATCGCTCCTCACACGTAAGGTTCACTTACGGTAGGATCATATATCGGATGCGATATGCTGTCAAGCGGATCCGATGGTCGTCGTATCGCACTCGACAGGATGCCAGACACGCCACCGACGCTCGGGGCCCGGCTCAAGCAGGCGCGCCGGCAGAAGGCCGCCAGGGAGGGGCGTGACTACACGCAGGCAGCGCTCGCGCAGGACGCGAGCGTGGCACCCGTCAGCGTCTCCCGGTACGAGTCGAACGTGCAGGAGCCGTCGCTGGAGCTGATTCAGCGGATGGCGGCCGTCCTCGGCGTGTCGCCTGGCTGGCTCGCGTTCGGCGACGAGGATGACGTGCCCAACGACCGTCGGGCACCTACGAGCATGTTCAAGACGCGTGAGCAGCTCGAGGCGGAGGAACGCGAACAGAAGGACCGCGGCGCCTAACGGTTGTCGAGCTCTCGGAAATGCGGCATCGGCGGGAGCATGCCGCGACGCTTCCGCCGGTTGTTGAGCAGCTCCTGCACGCGCGTCATGTAGTCCCGCGGATCCACCGGCGATGGCGCCGGCGGCTGCGGTCGGTCCGGAACGAGTTTCAGCTGCGGCACCGGATGCTTCAGGTCCAGCCACGCCTCGAGCGCGCCCATCGCCCGCCCCAGTGGCCACTCTGGTGGCACCGGGCGCTGCGCGCGCAGTGCGCCGGTGTGGTCGATCGCGAGCAGCACGAGCCGCCCGCGCACCGTGTACGGCGCCACGAAGACGCCGCGCTGCAACAACTCTGTTGTCCGTCCGCCTTCGACTCGCAGCATCAGCTTCGGGTTACGTTCGGGGGTGCGCTATATGGCACCCGACGCGGACACCCGCAACCGTGCGGCCGAGCAAGCCTAACGCTTCCACATCTCCACATCGCTCGGTGTTGCGTCGATGCAACACCGGCGGCCGTACCCGGGCGGATGCACGACCCGGCAATGCCGCCGGTTGCCCGCGCCTAACGGCGTCCCCCACCTGCTGAAGGTCGCCGCATCATGTTCCTCCTATTCATCTTCGCCGTCGCCTGCGGCATCGCCGGCTACCTGCTGCTCGAGCCGATGGACAACGGCGGCGCAGGCGCCGCGCTCGGGTTTCTACTCGGCCCGATCGGGATCCTTATCGCGTGGATCATGCGAATGAACGCGCAGCGCGAGCTCGAGGCACAGCGCGTTCGACACGACCGTCACCACCGCGAGAGCGATTCCCGAGCGACGGCCGTCGTCCCGAGCGCGATGACACGCGACACGAAGGTCTGCCCCGACTGCGCGGAGACCATCAAGGCCGACGCCCGCATCTGCCGGTTCTGCCGTCGGGAGTTCAGCGTGGAGGAGATCGCGGCCGCGAAAGCGCCGCGCGAAGTCGCGCGCGCGAAAGGACCGCCGCGCGAGCCGAAGCCCTGCGAGGTGTGCGGCACCCCCGTGGCTTGGGCGGACCAGCGCATCGGCGGTCCTGTCCAGTGTCCGGAGCACCGCGGTGCGCCGGCGCGCCGGTCCTTCCGCTGATGCGGGATCTCAAGTGGTGTGCGGTGTCTCTTCTGATCGTCGGAGCGGCGGCCTGCAAGGGAGCTGACCGCGGCCCGGACCGTCAGAAGGTCACCGCGGCGCAGCCCGTAGACACCAATCCACCAGGGACGCGATGGACGATCGACAGCACCGTCGACGAGCTGACACGCGCGGTGTCGTATGAACTGAACGCGCGACCGGTCGAATCGTCGGAGCCCCACGGTTCCATCACCAGCACGGTCGACATCCGGTGGCGGTGCGGGCCGCGCGATCCGGTGGCTTCCGCCGGCGCCGCGTTCGACATGGCACTCCTCGACTCGCCTAACGTGACCGTGCAGCCGGGCGGGCGGCCCGCGCGATATGAGACGTGGCGACGTTCGGGCCGGTTCATCGTCGCTGACCCGCCGTTGGCCGATTCGTTGGTCGTTGACCTCCACGTCACCGACACGACGATCGTGCGATTTGAGGCGTTGGGCCGGCCGGCCTACGTCCACCTGCCGGCGCGCGGCTTTCCCGAAGCATGGCGCGACTGGGTCGCGCGCTGTGACAGGGGAGGTACCGTCCGGAAGATTGTGCTGCCCAGGATCGGTCGGGCCGTGAGCCGCGTCCAGCAGGCGGCTTCGCGATGAGCGCGATGCCCACACTCCAGGCGCCGGAGGAGTTCACGAAGCCGGCGACCAAGCGGTTCGTCGACGAAGCGCGCGTGGCGCTCGACGAGCACCACGCCGGCGTGCGGATCGACTTCACCCACGTCGTGTCCGTCGGCGCCGCTGGCGGCCTCGCCCTGCTCGCGCTGCACGAGTACGCCGCCCAGTTAGGCGGTGACGTCCTCCTCGTAAACGTGCCGGACGATCTCGCGGACGAGCTAGCCGCCGCGGGTGTAGACCGCGCGTGTTACGTGCGCCGCGCCGACGCACGCGCTACTGCGTCGCGACGAGCGCGCGCGAACCAGCGGGCCGGCCGTACCGAGGAGGGCGACGGGGCAAGCGCACGAG
The window above is part of the Gemmatirosa kalamazoonensis genome. Proteins encoded here:
- a CDS encoding zinc ribbon domain-containing protein, which encodes MFLLFIFAVACGIAGYLLLEPMDNGGAGAALGFLLGPIGILIAWIMRMNAQRELEAQRVRHDRHHRESDSRATAVVPSAMTRDTKVCPDCAETIKADARICRFCRREFSVEEIAAAKAPREVARAKGPPREPKPCEVCGTPVAWADQRIGGPVQCPEHRGAPARRSFR
- the bet gene encoding phage recombination protein Bet, with translation MTAPAPEVQDRAQTGPVVDLPQAAPLVHVSKGAEREQQAPESEPAPPTVEGLHFTREQIELIKRTIAKGATDDELQLFLFTCKRLRLDPFARQIYFIKRKTQEDGRWVETGRAEVSIDGFRLVAERTGEYEGQTPPQWGKLYDFDVTGGDPVVRWFEVWPFPAEQPYAARVGVHRRAFKEPLLGIARFDAYAQKRRDGGLVSMWERMGPEQLAKCAEALALRKAFPNELSGVYTPDEMGQASNAAPASEDTAAAASASAGDPNEPPAPTCPKCSGGMWDNRETKTNPRAPDFKCKDRSCDGKYWPGEWPPKSADVKRGEKKFPKNFPLEQLRGRQVGDCTWSELTDALEASRKGGSEKWIEIVSEELEARRARGDVPAYAKQQDLGVQEPPKPSTAARVDMPAGGRVEDALERRAAKADDDIPF
- a CDS encoding zinc finger domain-containing protein, whose product is MRLDKRTRDLIERWEHHPALAVPCPRCHKAPGEPCVSCLGNVTLPHIPRVIAAERAPERGEAAAHG
- a CDS encoding STAS domain-containing protein encodes the protein MPTLQAPEEFTKPATKRFVDEARVALDEHHAGVRIDFTHVVSVGAAGGLALLALHEYAAQLGGDVLLVNVPDDLADELAAAGVDRACYVRRADARATASRRARANQRAGRTEEGDGASARGGYIRLVRETE
- a CDS encoding helicase HerA domain-containing protein, encoding MPNALRVAANLALPLDTVTGTMAVLGIRGSGKSTTATVIVEELLEHGQQVAVIDPTDVWWGLKSSADGKSPGYPVVILGGRRGDLPLAAGDGATIADFVVESNASVVCSLRHFESQRDMRRFVTDFARRLYFRKGQEGRATPLMCVFDEASLFVPQRVMGEDAQMVGAIQKLVRQGRASGFGVTLIDQRASTVNKDVLTQVELLVCHRTVAPQDRKALEAWIDEHDAEGRAEDFLTSLRRLPQGTAWFWSPEWLDVFQQVQVRSARTFDSRRTPKAGERVKAPTRTADVDLEALKAKLATTIEQARADDPRELRKRITELERELKQRGAAPDPAALQAEYKRGLEAAVQELRTLLVGRAVDLRATAERLTDVATAAVDAMRRTADAIAGDVPAHIAAAPPAVGRIPARPTRSAAAAPRSAPPVRRSPAPASGNGVHVSGTQQRILNALALFEQLGQTPTSRAAVAGVCGISHTTGSFSNNLSTLRTAGLLEDAPGGAIALTADGRAHITELPTVVSVDDVHSLWIDASNSLSGTQKRMLEQLIGAYPKPITRQQIAEALGVQADTGSFSNNLSKLRTLGLLADVSRSEVIATELLFPRGLA
- a CDS encoding helix-turn-helix domain-containing protein — protein: MLSSGSDGRRIALDRMPDTPPTLGARLKQARRQKAAREGRDYTQAALAQDASVAPVSVSRYESNVQEPSLELIQRMAAVLGVSPGWLAFGDEDDVPNDRRAPTSMFKTREQLEAEEREQKDRGA
- a CDS encoding DUF5131 family protein: MGDRTGIEWTDATWNPIRGCSRVSEGCRHCYAETVAARFSGAGQPYEGLARRTSSGEARWTGEVRFIPEHLADPLRWQRPRRVFVNSMSDLFHDGVTDEQLAAIFAVMALAERHVFQVLTKRPARMQTWCATLRERYGSQLGAAELLTGTFLGQAFSLAQVNAVAERFARGALPNVWLGVSVEDQAAADARIHLLLDTPAAVRFLSMEPLLGPVDLGAVRKYVADQSFITFDARDRHGLHQWTDAGVDWVIVGGESGPRARPMHPAWARALRDQCACAGVPFFFKQWGEWIADDADPRVLEAAIAHNAAHQYVTDPTCGHARMMFRLGKVRAGRELDGRTWDEMPASPVAVGV